One Hevea brasiliensis isolate MT/VB/25A 57/8 chromosome 5, ASM3005281v1, whole genome shotgun sequence genomic region harbors:
- the LOC110654452 gene encoding uncharacterized protein LOC110654452, translating into MQGGCIADIGSCGTGFDSASGSVRTKKFRTKGSELADKKREKNKAMPRAPSIRFSWIDEALSLSSRARCNKG; encoded by the coding sequence ATGCAAGGAGGATGTATAGCTGATATAGGATCTTGTGGAACAGGATTTGATTCTGCAAGCGGTTCGGTACGAACGAAGAAATTTCGAACAAAAGGATCAGAACTCGCTGataagaaaagagagaaaaacaAAGCAATGCCAAGAGCTCCGTCAATCCGCTTTTCATGGATAGACGAAGCTCTCTCTTTATCATCTCGTGCCAGATGCAACAAAGGATGA
- the LOC110654457 gene encoding LOW QUALITY PROTEIN: probable cytochrome c biosynthesis protein (The sequence of the model RefSeq protein was modified relative to this genomic sequence to represent the inferred CDS: deleted 1 base in 1 codon): protein MERKIPLLRLFVGPPARTQWSGWLVVSGSRRNASFMPRVLATARIHSVILPLLHSWTSFLNIVTLPCCVSGTFSIRSGLLAPVHSFATDDTRGIFLWRFFLLMTGISMILFSQMKQQASVRRTYKKEMVVARSTLVHLRHSARAQPRPVMLWKN, encoded by the exons ATGGAAAGAAAGATACCACTACTTCGCCTCTTTGTTGGACCGCCGGCGCGAACACAGTG GTCGGGGTGGCTGGTGGTTTCGGGATCCCGTAGA AATGCTTCTTTTATGCCTCGGGTATTAGCCACAGCTCGTATTCATTCAGTAATTCTACCCCTTCTTCATTCTTGGACCTCGTTTCTTAATATTGTGACTCTTCCATGCTGTGTCTCAGGAACCTTTTCAATACGGTCCGGATTGCTAGCTCCCGTTCATAGTTTTGCTACAGATGATACACGAGGAATCTTTTTATGGCGGTTCTTCCTTCTAATGACCGGCATATCTATGATTCTTTTCTCCCAGATGAAGCAGCAGGCATCGGTCCGTAGAACCTATAAAAAAGAGATGGTTGTGGCGCGAAGTACTCTTGTGCACCTACGTCACTCGGCTCGCGCGCAACCCCGCCCCGTTATGTTATGGAAGAATTGA